One Deinococcus aerius genomic region harbors:
- a CDS encoding DUF4242 domain-containing protein: protein MPRYLVERTFPEGLHIPMTAEGATACLNVVDHNADLGVTWVHSYVTGDHRQTYCIYDGPDPGAIRRAAERNGLPVDRITPVSVLDPYFYR, encoded by the coding sequence ATGCCGCGTTACCTGGTCGAACGGACATTCCCGGAAGGTCTGCACATCCCCATGACGGCCGAGGGCGCCACCGCCTGCCTGAACGTGGTGGACCACAACGCCGACCTGGGCGTGACCTGGGTGCATTCCTACGTGACGGGAGATCATCGGCAGACCTACTGCATCTACGACGGCCCGGACCCCGGGGCCATCCGCCGCGCCGCCGAGCGCAACGGCCTCCCCGTGGACCGCATCACGCCGGTGAGTGTCCTCGACCCGTACTTCTACCGCTGA